GTCGCCCGGCGGCAGACCATTAAGCGATACGGTGCCACCGCGTCGCACCATGCCGAGCGCCTGAGCGAACGCACTGCGTGACACCGCGGTAACCAGCACGCCGTGTACGCCGCCGATTTCTTTCTGAATGAACGCTGCTGGATCGGTGGCTGACGCGTCCACGACGAGTTTGGCGCCAAGCCGTTTTGCCAACTCCAGTTTGTCCGGCACAACATCAACCGCGACAACATGCAAACCCATCGCGTTCGCATATTGCACAGCGACATGCCCTAATCCGCCGATGCCTGATATCGCCAGCCATTGGCCTGGACGCGTGTCGGTGACCCGTATGCCTTTGTAGACGGTGACGCCGGCACACAGAATAGGCGCGATCTCATCGAAGGCGACCTGGTCCGGGAGCCGACCGACATAATTCGGGTCAGCCAATACATATTCGGCATAGCCGCCATTGACCGAATAACCGGTGTTTTGCTGCACGTGACACAGCGTTTCCCAGCCGCCCAGGCAATACTCGCAGTGTCCGCATGCGGTGTAGAGCCACGGTACGCCGACCCGGTCGCCTTCTTTGGCGATCTTGACCCCTTTTCCGACTGCGGCGACGTAGCCGACGCCCTCGTGGCCTGGGATAAATGGCAGCGTGGGCTTGACCGGCCAGTCGCCG
This sequence is a window from Mycetohabitans rhizoxinica HKI 454. Protein-coding genes within it:
- the adhP gene encoding alcohol dehydrogenase AdhP — protein: MKQSMKAAVVHAFGEPLRIEEVAVPTPGPAQILVNVKASGVCHTDLHAADGDWPVKPTLPFIPGHEGVGYVAAVGKGVKIAKEGDRVGVPWLYTACGHCEYCLGGWETLCHVQQNTGYSVNGGYAEYVLADPNYVGRLPDQVAFDEIAPILCAGVTVYKGIRVTDTRPGQWLAISGIGGLGHVAVQYANAMGLHVVAVDVVPDKLELAKRLGAKLVVDASATDPAAFIQKEIGGVHGVLVTAVSRSAFAQALGMVRRGGTVSLNGLPPGDFPLPIFSTVLNAITVRGSIVGTRRDLQEALDFAAQGLVHAHIHHERLENINLVFGKLREGKVDGRIVLTLD